A single window of Saccharomyces kudriavzevii IFO 1802 strain IFO1802 genome assembly, chromosome: 16 DNA harbors:
- the YMC1 gene encoding organic acid transporter (similar to Saccharomyces cerevisiae YMC2 (YBR104W) and YMC1 (YPR058W); ancestral locus Anc_3.348), translated as MSEEFPTPQLIDDLEEHPQHNNARVVKDLLAGTAGGIAQVLVGQPFDTTKVRLQVSSTPKTAMEVVKKLLANEGPRGFYKGTLTPLIGVGACVSLQFGVNEAMKRFFHQRNVSESSTLSLSQYYSCGVTGGIVNSFLASPIEHVRIRLQTQTGSGANAEFKGPLECIKNLRKNKGLLRGLTPTILREGHGCGTYFLVYEALIANQINNRGLERRDIPAWKLCIFGALSGTALWLMVYPLDVIKSVMQTDDLQKPKFGNSISSVAKKLYARGGVGAFFKGFGPTMLRAAPANGATFATFELAMRLLG; from the coding sequence ATGTCTGAAGAATTCCCAACGCCTCAATTAATTGATGATTTAGAAGAGCATCCACAGCACAATAACGCTCGTGTGGTGAAGGATTTGCTTGCAGGTACAGCAGGTGGTATTGCACAAGTGCTTGTTGGCCAGCCTTTTGACACCACAAAAGTCAGATTGCAAGTATCCAGCACTCCGAAAACAGCCATGGAAGTTGTCAAAAAATTACTTGCCAATGAGGGTCCTCGTGGGTTCTATAAAGGGACTTTAACGCCGTTAATCGGTGTTGGCGCATGCGTCTCTTTACAGTTTGGTGTTAATGAGGCTATGaagagattttttcatcagcGCAACGTAAGTGAGTCGTCAACTTTGTCATTATCGCAATATTATTCATGTGGTGTCACAGGCGGTATAGTAAACTCATTCTTGGCTTCTCCAATCGAGCACGTCAGAATTCGTTTACAAACACAAACCGGTTCAGGAGCCAATGCAGAATTCAAGGGCCCTCTAGAATGCATTAAGAACctgagaaaaaacaagGGCTTGCTACGTGGTTTGACACCTACAATTTTGAGGGAGGGCCATGGATGCGGTACATATTTTTTGGTGTATGAAGCATTGATTGCTAATCAAATAAACAATCGTGGACTAGAAAGAAGGGACATTCCTGCCTGGAAATTGTGCATTTTTGGAGCATTATCCGGTACTGCCCTATGGTTAATGGTATACCCATTAGATGTCATTAAATCTGTTATGCAAACTGACGATTTGCAAAAGCCCAAGTTTGGTAATTCTATTTCCAGCGTAGCTAAAAAGTTATACGCCAGGGGAGGTGTTGGggcttttttcaaaggatTTGGCCCTACCATGCTAAGGGCCGCTCCAGCTAATGGAGCCACTTTTGCCACTTTTGAGTTGGCAATGAGGCTATTAGGCTGA